The DNA region CCCGCTCGCCCGCGATGCCGTACATGATCTGCAGGTTCTCCGGGTCGCCGGCGACCGCGCGCAGCAGCCACTCGCGCCAGGCGCGCGCTTCCTCGCGATAGCCCGTGCGCAGCAACGAGGACAGGGTGATCGCCGCGTCACGCAGCCACGTGTAGCGGTAGTCCCAGTTGCGGACACCGCCGATCTCCTCCGGCAGGGAGGTGGTGGGCGCGGCGACGATGCCGCCCGTCGGCCCGTACGTCAGCGCCTTCAGCGTGATCAGCGAGCGGACCACTGCCTCGCGGTACGGCCCGTGGTACGTGCACTGCTCCACCCACTCGCGCCAGAACTCCTCGGTGGCCTCCAGGGACTGCTCAGGCTCCGGCAGCGCGGGCGGCTGCTTGTGCGAGGGCTCCCAGGAGATCGTGAACGCGATCCGGTCACCCGGCGCGACCGTGAAGTCCGAGTACGTCGTCAGCGCCTTGCCGTAGGTCTCGCACTCCGTGTCGAACCACACGGAGTCGGGCCCGGCGACAGCCACCGTCCGCCCCTCGTGCTTGTGCACCCAGGGCACCACACGTCCGTACGAGAAACGCATCCGCAGCGCGGAGCGCATCGGGACGCGTCCAGTGACGCCCTCGACGATCCGGATCAGCTGCGGCGCGCCGTCACGCGGAGGCATGAAATCCGTCACTCGGACCGTGCCGCGTGACGTGTCCCACTCGGATTCGAGGATCAGCGAGTCGCCGCGATAGCGACGGCGGACCGCGGTCGGCGGTTCGGCGTCGGCCGCGTGCGCCGGACCGAGCCGCCAGAATCCGTGTTCCTCCGTGCCGAGAAGTCCTGCGAAGACGGCGTGGGAGTCGAAGCGGGGGAGGCACAGCCAGTCCACCGTGCCGTCTCTGCAGACCAGCGCAGCTGTCTGCATGTCTCCGATTAGTGCGTAGTCTTCGATGCGCCCGGCCACGTGCAACTCCAGTCGAACGGCCACGTCGCCCCCCGAGGGGCGGTCGCTCTTTGCGGTCAAGGGAACGTATGTAAATCGTCGTCGCGCGACGTCAATTGTCGTGGTGATGTCGTAGCGAAACGAACTGACGAGCTCTCGAAGTTCCGGGCGACGGGCGTGGGTGGTGCCGTTTGCCGGCCTGACTCGGCAGCGATCGTCCGAGCAGGATACGACGCACGATGATGATCCGCGCGCCGCTCCCGACAACCCGTCTGAGCCGAACGAGTGAGCACGTGTGTGGTCCGTGTCGACCCGTGTGCAGAGCGTGGCCGGAAGCGGCCTCGCCCTGTCGCTGATACCCTGGTAGCCCGTGGACCGGTGGGCGCCCCGGCAGGAAAAGGGACCCCCGAACCGCAGCGACGGCACCTCCGGAAACCTCCGGGTCGGGCAGCCGTACCGCACCAGACACCGCGACCACGGGAGCCCCCTCTTGGCCATGCCGCCCGCTGCTTTCCGAAGCAGCACAGCCACGACGACCAAGCACATCTTCGTCACCGGGGGTGTCGCCTCCTCCCTCGGCAAGGGTCTGACCGCCTCCAGCCTGGGCGCGCTGCTCAAGGCGCGGGGTCTGCGGGTCACCATGCAGAAGCTCGACCCGTATCTGAACGTCGACCCGGGCACCATGAACCCGTTCCAGCACGGTGAGGTGTTCGTCACCAACGACGGCGCCGAGACCGACCTGGACATCGGCCACTACGAGCGCTTCCTCGACGTCGACCTGGACGGCTCCGCCAACGTCACCACCGGGCAGGTCTACTCGACGGTCATCGCCAAGGAGCGGCGCGGCGAGTACCTCGGCGACACCGTGCAGGTCATCCCGCACATCACCAACGAGATCAAGCACCGCATCCGGCGCATGGCCACCGACGACGTCGACGTCGTCATCACGGAGGTCGGCGGCACGGTCGGCGACATCGAGTCGCAGCCGTTCCTGGAGACCGTCCGTCAGGTCCGTCACGAGGTCGGTCGCGACAATGTGTTCGTCGTCCACATCTCGCTCCTTCCGTACATCGGCCCCTCCGGGGAGCTGAAGACGAAGCCGACCCAGCATTCGGTTGCGGCTCTGCGCAGCATCGGTATCCAGCCAGACGCGATCGTGCTGCGGGCCGACCGCGAGGTACCCACCGCGATCAAGCGCAAGATCTCGCTGATGTGCGACGTCGACGAGGCGGCCGTGGTCGCGGCCATCGACGCCAAGTCCATCTACGACATCCCGAAGGTCCTGCACACCGAGGGCCTCGACGCCTACGTCGTCCGCAAGCTGGACCTCCCGTTCCGTGACGTGGACTGGACGACCTGGGACGACCTGCTGGACCGCGTCCACCGCCCGGTCCACGAGATCAACATGGCGCTCGTCGGCAAGTACATCGACCTGCCCGACGCCTATCTTTCGGTCACCGAGGCCCTGCGCGCGGGCGGTTTCGCCAACAAGGCCCGCGTGAAGATCAAGTGGGTCACCTCGGACGACTGCAAGACCCCGGCGGGCGCTGCGAAGCAGCTCGGCGACGTGGACGCGATCTGCATCCCCGGCGGCTTCGGCGACCGCGGCGTGTCCGGCAAGGTCGGCGCCATCCAGTACGCCCGCGAGAACAAGATCCCGCTGCTCGGTCTCTGCCTGGGCCTGCAGTGCATCGTGATCGAGGCCGCGCGCAACCTCGCCGACATCCCGGACGCCAACTCCACCGAGTTCGACTCCGCCACCGGCCACCCGGTCATCTCCACCATGGCCGAGCAGCTCGACATCGTCGCGGGTGACGGCGACATGGGCGGCACGATGCGCCTGGGCATGTACCCCGCCAAGCTCGCCGAGGGCTCGATCGTGCGCGAGGTGTACGACGGCAAGGAGTACGTCGAGGAGCGTCACCGTCACCGCTACGAGGTGAACAACTCCTACCGTGCCGAGCTGGAGAAGAAGGCCGGCCTGCAGTTCTCCGGGACGTCCCCGGACGGCAAGCTCGTGGAGTACGTGGAGTACCCGCGGGACGTCCACCCTTACTTGGTCGCGACGCAGGCACACCCCGAGCTGCGCTCGCGTCCGACCCGGCCGCACCCGCTCTTCGCGGGCCTGGTCAAGGCCGCTGTGGAGCGCAAGACGGCCAAGTAGTACGAGGGTTGTACGGTTGCCGGGGTGCGCGTCTTTTGAGGCGCGTGCCCCGGTTTCTTTATCGCTTTTGTCGGGCGTATTCACGTAGGGCGCAGATTCGTGCGTGTGGGAGGACAAGTCGACATGACCATCAAGGACACCGCCGAGGAGTGGGAGGTCAGGGCGACCGAGACCCCGTTCGTGGGCAACAAGACCTCCGTGCGCACCGACGACGTGGTCATGCCCGACGGATCGGCCGTCCGCCGCGACTACCAGGTCCACCCGGGTTCGGTCGCCGTCCTCGCCCTCGACGACCAGGACCGCGTCCTGGTCATCCGCCAGTACCGGCACCCCGTACGCCACAAGCTCTGGGAGATCCCGGCCGGTCTGCTCGACATCCCCGGCGAGAACCCGCTGCACGCCGCCCAGCGCGAGCTGTACGAAGAGGCACACGTCAAGGCCGAGGACTGGCGCGTGCTCACCGACGTGTTCACCACGCCCGGCGGTTGCGACGAGGCCGTGCGCATCTTCCTCGCCCGCGATCTCGCCGAGGCCGAGGGGCAGCGCTTCGAGGTCGAGGACGAGGAGGCCGACATGGAGCTTTCCCGTGTCCCGGTCGACGAACTCGTACGGGGCGTCCTCGCCGGGGAGCTGCACAACAACTGCCTGGTCGTGGGCGTGCTTTCGCTGATCGCGGCGCGGAACGGCGACGGCCTGGACGCCCTGCGCCCGGCCGAGGCGCCGTGGCCGGCGCGCCCCTTCGAGGCGTGATCCACTCCGGCACACGCTCCGGAAGCCGCTCCTGAACCCACTGCTGAGCCCGTCCCTGAATCCACTCGGGCCCACGCGTTCGACCCGCCGGTGTGACGATCGCCTGATCCGATCGGGGGATGTGCCCGCCGCGCTCCGCACAGATCGTCGCAGAGCGTGAACTAGGCTCTGGAAACGCCCCGACCGGAGTCCCGGCGGGCTTGCGCGTGCAGTGGGACGGGAGTGTGGCCCGTGACGGATCAGGCGGTGGACGCCGGCGACACGGCGGTGTCGGAGGAAGAGCAGTGCCCGGCTGCCGAGCCTTCCCCCACGGAGAGTCAGTTCCTCGGCCGCACAAGAGAGTTGAAGGAACTGCGGGCCGACATCGAGCGGGCCGGTCTGGACACACTCGCGGGCCGGAAAGCGCCACGCGCGCGCGTGCTGCTCATCGCGGGCAAGCCCGGATCGGGCAGGACCGCGCTCGCCGAGGAACTCGTACGGCAGGTCGCGGACAGTTACCCGGACGGCGTCCTGAGGGCCCGGCTCACCGAGCCCGACGGCACGCCTGTGGCGACCGAACGAACCGCCCGTGACCTGCTCACCGCTCTCGAACTGACCGCCCCGGCAGGGGCAGACGAGGACGAGCTCTCCGAGCGGCTGCGCGAGGGGCTCGCCACTCGCCGTGTACTGCTCCTGCTCGACGATGCGGCGGACGCCGAGCAGGTCGACGTGCTCCTCCCGGAGACTCCCGACTGTCTTGTCGTGGCCGTCTCCGGCGGACCCCTGACCGGGATCTCCGACGTCCGGCCCTGCACCCTCGGCGGCCTCGACACCAAGTCCGCCCTCGAACTTCTCGACCGGTACACCGGCTCGGTACGCATCACCGTCGACCCGCTGGCGGCCGAAGGACTCGTGCAGATCTGCGCGTCCCAGCCCGCCGCGCTCGTCCTCGCCGGCGCCTGGCTGGCCCACCGGCCCAAGGCGGCCGTGGCCGACCTGGCCAAGCAACTGCGCACCGAGGGTGACGAAGGCCGTCTGCTCGACGTTCTCGAACGCGTCTTCCGTCTCTCGTACGCGGCCCTGCCCTCGGCCGCCGCGCGGATACTGCGACTGCTCTCGCTCGCCCCCGCGGGCCTCGTGGACCCGCACACCGCGTCCGCGCTGGCCGGCTGTTCGGTCGGCGCCGCCCGCACGACTCTGGACGACTTCACCAAGCTCGGCCTCGTCCGGTCCGTCGAGTCGCCCCTGCCGCAGTACGAGGTGCCCGGCTGTCTGCTGCCGCTGCTGCGCTCGCTCACCGAGACCCAGGACCGCCCGGCCGAACTCCAGCTGGCGCGCGCCCGGATGCTGGAGCGGACCGTACGGCTGCTGGTGTCCTGCCGCGCGATCACCGAGACCGACAGCTCGCCGGCCCGCGAGAAACTCGCCGGAATGCCCCGCGCGCTGCGGTTCCCGAACCCCCGCGCGGCCGCCGACTGGCTGCGCATCCGACAGCCCGCGCTGCTCGCCGCGGCCCGGCTCGCGGTCGCCGACGGGGAGCTGGACACGCTGGCCCGCCGACTCATGGCCGCCCTGGTCAGAGCGATGGTCGCGCACTTCGGTACGCAGGCCGCGGCGCCCCAGCTGTACGGCATCCACCGGCTCGTCCTGGACGTGGCCGAGCGCCGGGACCTGCCCCGCGAGAAGGCCGCCGCGCTGCTGAACCTCGCCGACCTGGACGCCCAGACCGGCCGTACGAGGAATGCGCTGGCCCGCTACCGGGCCGCTCTGGACGCCGGGCGCGAGGCGAACGACACGTATGCGACCGGCCGCGCGATGGAATCCGTAGGCGGCGCGCACCAGGAGCTCGGGGACCACGACCGGGCCGCCGACTGGTACGGGCGCGCCCTCGCCCAGCGGCTCGCGCGCGACGAGCGCGAGGACGTGGCCCGGCTGCACGGACGCATCGCCACCGCGCACACCTACGCGGGCCGCTACGGCGAGGCGCTGCGCAACTGGCGCTCGGCGATCACCGGGTACCGCAGGAACGGTGATGTGGCCGGTCAGGCAAGGGCGTTGAGCGAGATGGCGCGGGTTCAGGAGTACGCGGGCCGGCCCGAGGAATCACTCGCCACCTGCCAGGAGGCGGTCGAGTGGGCGCGCCGCGCCGAGGACGTCCGGCTACAGGCCGCGCTGCACCTCCGGCTCGCCGACACGCTGGACCGGCTGGGGGACCCCACGGCCGCCGGGCTGCACCGCGGCGCGGCCGAGCGCATGCTGGGTGACGAGCTCCCAGAGGACGCGTCAGCCAGGGAACACGACGCTAACGCCTGCGAAATCCGTAGTACATCCGAAGAAGATTGATGCATTGAAAGGCTAGACAGAGGGAATCCCTTCATTAGACTGGCTCCACCGCGTCTTTTCGTGGTGTCTCCCGGTGTGCT from Streptomyces sp. NBC_00258 includes:
- a CDS encoding CTP synthase; its protein translation is MPPAAFRSSTATTTKHIFVTGGVASSLGKGLTASSLGALLKARGLRVTMQKLDPYLNVDPGTMNPFQHGEVFVTNDGAETDLDIGHYERFLDVDLDGSANVTTGQVYSTVIAKERRGEYLGDTVQVIPHITNEIKHRIRRMATDDVDVVITEVGGTVGDIESQPFLETVRQVRHEVGRDNVFVVHISLLPYIGPSGELKTKPTQHSVAALRSIGIQPDAIVLRADREVPTAIKRKISLMCDVDEAAVVAAIDAKSIYDIPKVLHTEGLDAYVVRKLDLPFRDVDWTTWDDLLDRVHRPVHEINMALVGKYIDLPDAYLSVTEALRAGGFANKARVKIKWVTSDDCKTPAGAAKQLGDVDAICIPGGFGDRGVSGKVGAIQYARENKIPLLGLCLGLQCIVIEAARNLADIPDANSTEFDSATGHPVISTMAEQLDIVAGDGDMGGTMRLGMYPAKLAEGSIVREVYDGKEYVEERHRHRYEVNNSYRAELEKKAGLQFSGTSPDGKLVEYVEYPRDVHPYLVATQAHPELRSRPTRPHPLFAGLVKAAVERKTAK
- a CDS encoding NUDIX domain-containing protein, which encodes MTIKDTAEEWEVRATETPFVGNKTSVRTDDVVMPDGSAVRRDYQVHPGSVAVLALDDQDRVLVIRQYRHPVRHKLWEIPAGLLDIPGENPLHAAQRELYEEAHVKAEDWRVLTDVFTTPGGCDEAVRIFLARDLAEAEGQRFEVEDEEADMELSRVPVDELVRGVLAGELHNNCLVVGVLSLIAARNGDGLDALRPAEAPWPARPFEA
- a CDS encoding glycoside hydrolase family 15 protein yields the protein MAGRIEDYALIGDMQTAALVCRDGTVDWLCLPRFDSHAVFAGLLGTEEHGFWRLGPAHAADAEPPTAVRRRYRGDSLILESEWDTSRGTVRVTDFMPPRDGAPQLIRIVEGVTGRVPMRSALRMRFSYGRVVPWVHKHEGRTVAVAGPDSVWFDTECETYGKALTTYSDFTVAPGDRIAFTISWEPSHKQPPALPEPEQSLEATEEFWREWVEQCTYHGPYREAVVRSLITLKALTYGPTGGIVAAPTTSLPEEIGGVRNWDYRYTWLRDAAITLSSLLRTGYREEARAWREWLLRAVAGDPENLQIMYGIAGERELGEAELDWLPGYENSGPVRVGNGAAHQLQLDVYGEVTEALHLAHMTGLARNDYASLLQLKLIRYLEDHWDEPDEGIWEVRGPRRHFVHSKVMAWVAVDRTIKLIESGDADGPLEKWRELRDDIHRDVCEKGYDKERNTFTQSYGSKELDASLLLIPQMGFLPPDDKRVIGTIEAIQRELSTSDGFILRYPTSGEDAGVDGLAGDEGAFLACSFWMADDLAMIGRVDEARKLFEKLLALRNDLGLLAEEWDPHLQRQVGNFPQAFSHVPLIDTALRLTASGAYGG
- a CDS encoding tetratricopeptide repeat protein translates to MTDQAVDAGDTAVSEEEQCPAAEPSPTESQFLGRTRELKELRADIERAGLDTLAGRKAPRARVLLIAGKPGSGRTALAEELVRQVADSYPDGVLRARLTEPDGTPVATERTARDLLTALELTAPAGADEDELSERLREGLATRRVLLLLDDAADAEQVDVLLPETPDCLVVAVSGGPLTGISDVRPCTLGGLDTKSALELLDRYTGSVRITVDPLAAEGLVQICASQPAALVLAGAWLAHRPKAAVADLAKQLRTEGDEGRLLDVLERVFRLSYAALPSAAARILRLLSLAPAGLVDPHTASALAGCSVGAARTTLDDFTKLGLVRSVESPLPQYEVPGCLLPLLRSLTETQDRPAELQLARARMLERTVRLLVSCRAITETDSSPAREKLAGMPRALRFPNPRAAADWLRIRQPALLAAARLAVADGELDTLARRLMAALVRAMVAHFGTQAAAPQLYGIHRLVLDVAERRDLPREKAAALLNLADLDAQTGRTRNALARYRAALDAGREANDTYATGRAMESVGGAHQELGDHDRAADWYGRALAQRLARDEREDVARLHGRIATAHTYAGRYGEALRNWRSAITGYRRNGDVAGQARALSEMARVQEYAGRPEESLATCQEAVEWARRAEDVRLQAALHLRLADTLDRLGDPTAAGLHRGAAERMLGDELPEDASAREHDANACEIRSTSEED